DNA from Denticeps clupeoides chromosome 7, fDenClu1.1, whole genome shotgun sequence:
TGTAccaaaattattttcattaacTGTTATCAGAACACATGTTATTATGTGATGCTATATACAGGATTGGGCAAAACACTGAAAATTGAACACGGAATGCACTgctataaatgtattcagtaaaatatttcaatattacaaataataaaaatatgaaataattttttagggtacattttaaaaatgtattttgaaataCATGTAAAACCCAAATTTGAAACAggtagtgtttttttcttttacatttacagacattAATAAAATCGCAAGATGAACATTATTTATAATTGACTGTCAAGCACATCAGGATATGAGTGTGTGAAGGAGAAACATGTTTACTTCACCTTCACGCGTGGGGGGTTTATCACAATTTAAAGACAATAGCTGAGTCACCATCAAAATCATACAAGAAGGGACATCAAAGGGACATCATATCAGCATAAATACGGccaaattatttttacataattatttttgaatgccaaacttttttttttattttaatgttgaaaCTAATATATTCCATCTGATATATTCCTGTTTTTTAAAATAGAGATTAACTGccttgtaaatgtaatgtggacTGAATTCAGTCActttgtgttgttgttattttgtaCACTGAATACATATCACTATcatatgtattctgttacatcCAAACTGTGATCATACATATTATTCAGACACAAGTTAACACTGAGTAAAATGTACTGACTGCTAGATGAATTTAGGCAGTATGCTGCCAGTAATTCCTATAGGTCACACAAGCCCAACCAAAGTCAGTACTGGAGTTGGAGACAAGTCTATTTTGTCATACGTACACTGCCTGTAAAGAGTATTTAAAAAGGGCTTAGTTATTAGTGTCTGACACAGCAATATTGAAACTGTCCCCAAACTGACCATAACACATCCCACCATTCCATAATTTACAGTATGACTTAGATAAGACTGGCATCAATTCTATTTCCAATTTAATCATTCAGCACgtgaatttgcatttaaatgaaagtttgtTAGGCTCCCAGAGCCCCTGTTAAAATTTTCAATTAAAGCCCAGAGTCCTGAATCACCGAAAGCTACACGCAACTGATGTCATCAGGGCTTGATAAATGCATCCTATGCAGGTATGGATTTGTGAATGAAGAGCATGACTCTCAGAGAGCACCTCATAAAACAAAAGAGGGCTCATGGGAGATGGCCGACCACCAGCCGCGCAGTATTCTTGCTTAAGGCAGGCAGTGATTACCTCTGCACCACAGTGCCACTTGCCCAGTCTGTCATAATAACCCGTCTCAGCCTCCCTAGTATCGGCAGTCCAATCAGCCCACGTGATTCATGGCGGTGATTTAGCCCGATAAGCGGAGCCAAGGATGGACGAGGGGTACAGTGAAGATCTAATTGTCACGGTCCATTCACTCCCGCTCTCCAGAGCCAAACCACATGGGCCGTTTGATATGTGGCAGGAGAAAGATCAGCTCGTGGGCCAAGCTAATCAATTAAGCCGCTCACTTTTGTCAAGGCCAAACCCAAGAAATAAGCCTGGGTTGCCGTTTTAAGAGCATATTGATTTTCCACTTGCTACAATCAAGGCAAATTGTTGATGGCACAATGGGGGGCTGTAAGGGAAGAGATGGCGGGAGGGGTGGTCGTGGGGGGCGGGTACAGTGCTTGGAACGCCAGAGACGGACTCTCACGCCCCTTCCCCcatctcacacatacacagacatgcacacccTGAGCAATTTATTGCTGACTTGAGTCTGCTCCTGGAGGGCCCCTTTGGCACTGGCAACTGAAACCAATTTACGCAGACCTTTCAGAGACACTCAACAGCTGGTGACGGACAGAGCGACTGGAGATGTGGGCCTCAGCCACGGCTGACCACCCGCATACGTCACATCAAactactttttttcccccaatcaAAATACCTATTAAAGAGGATGACCATCctagtaaaaaaaatttcacatttaGCAGCCTGCACATCACTGTGCATATTAATTAAAGATAAGTATTTGCGttctaaacaaacaaaaatggctCTTAATGGTGAATACAATGCAGTTAACAAAATCGTTCAACTGTTGATGTTACTTTTACTTCAATCTAATACATTTGCTACTTGTAGAAAGTTCAATAGATTCTGTATGTAAGGGAGTAAGGAATTATTAGGCATGATTTTAACACGATTTGATAATGGATGTGATCATTTTTTTAGAGGTGAAAACTACTTTGAGGGTGTATTTCTAATGTGGTGTAAATCATGGGTCTTACTTGCTGATCCGGGTCATGGTGGAGGACCAGCCTCAGTCTGCCAAAGCCTCTTATATGGACTTATATTTGGTCACAAGTTGTCTATGTTTTATATAGCCTGGATATTGCCTGCAACAGCAACATATGTAAGGCTAAAGGTTTATTCTCTTACGGCTACGTTTTTAATCTATTATAAAAACTCAAATGTGGGAGCTGATCTCTAGAAACAGAagttctttcactttcacatggtaAAAACACGTTGAAATGAAGACCAACTTAATAGGCTCAGATCTTTCCCTGAATGTAAAATCcttataaaatgaataaatagatggAACTAGAGATATAAATGTAAGCTGCAGAATCTCCAAACTTGCTTGGTGACCACATCTATTTTTGGCTGTTTCTTAAAAAGCTATTTGTAACGTAAAGTCACACCTCGGGTGACACAGGCCCACTGGTGTGTCCATCTGCCCGCGAGCCAGGTGCGACCTAAAGAGGGATccgctgacctctgacccaatCGCAGTTCCCCAAGTGCTGCAGCCATTCTTCTTCACTTCATTGTGATGGAGATCGTCCCACGTACGCTGGCGTACCCACCTGCACATCACGCACTGGTTTTTGGACGTTGATTGATGGAGGTTGTTTGGCAATTAAGAGCAAAATTAAAGGCGCATCATAGATAGAGCATGAACAAATTTTAGTTGTCCATGatctttaacatttaaacactttaatatatttcatgatgcattgaattattaatgtacacaaagtttgctgtaataatttaatacaaGTCATATGAGAGTGGCATTAAATAGAAATCCGACATGGATTGTTAttttgtaagtgaagtgaagggaAAATCAGTGCCCTCAGCTTGTCCCCTCATGCCCCTCGCTCATCTGTTTGCTCGGGGATGTAGCCCCCCCTGGAAACGTATGCTGTATTGATTGTCTGTGATCACCTGCGGAGGAGGCAGTCGGTGGTGTGAGTGACAGATGAGGGAGGAGTATCAGGATGACAGGATCGTCCCTCATCGGTTTTTATTATTCTGCTCGTACCTGCTTGCTGGACTCCTTGCTTGGCATGGACATTCAGAACAGCAGCCAACGAGACTGCTCTGCATCTCACCtaaaaaatctttacaaaatGCTTACATGTTTATTCAAATCAAAAGATCTTGAAGTGCAATCCAGTACAAAAGCACAGCGAGAAAATAGTATTCTTttaatagtgaagtgaaagtgattgtcattgtgaaacaatgcagcacagcacacggtgcataccatgaaatgtgtcctctgcatttaaccattgcCCTTAGtaaggagtgggcagccatgacaggtgggcagtgtgtggggacggtactttgctcagtggcaactcagtggcgaatcgggattcgaaccggcaaccttctgatcatggggccgcttcattaactgcTAGGTAAGTTAGAGAAATAGTAATCTAACAAGTTTAACCTTTGATTATAATTGCATAATTGTGGTGCATGACTGATGATGAGGTCTATATATCATGTATGATTGATACATAAACAGAAGCAATtaaattctttactttactttattttgcagccacttttatccaaagcaacttacaagaggaagacaccagcaattctcgttcgatttctatagcttttgagtttacaaaaactaagagccctgataaggcctaacttgtcagaaaaagtaCATGCTCGGAAATGGTTAAGACgaagaatttctttttttattattattttgtgcagtgtatgtgcatgtgtgtgtataagtgttagatttgtctgaaatactttttgaataagcgggttttcaactgcttcttaaaggtggtagtagtctcggctagtcgaatggagcagggcaagttgttccaccagccagtgacaacaaaggagaacacagttgattggaatcggagaccccatgaagagcgaattttcagtcttatttcatttgcagatctgggtgagaagaggcgtgacatgggtgtattttggctgatcaaagatgagacgggctgccacattttggatcatttggagtggttttatggtgactgcagaggcctATAATAGTCGGGTTTGGAGATGACCactgcctggacgaggagctgcgtaacctgttgtgagagaaaaggcctaatcttgcaaatgttgtagagtgaacctgcaggatctggagatcgcagcaacgtaatggttcagactcagtttgtcgacAAAATCTACTacaattttaatttatatttgtgtccACCAATTAAGCCAGAGACTCTCTGGGAAATTTGGATCCTGTCGGACCACGTTCCCACATGTGGTAACTGAGAACCTAACACACCCTCCCTCTTGCACTTGAAACTGTTCACTTGCCTGAAAATGCAGAATCAGCATGTATCCATGCATTCACACAGAGACATTtgacatattgttttttttttttcctgaattctTTGTCTTCcagtcatttatttcaaatttccaATTTCAAATTTTTGACTGGACTGACTAGCTGCTACTGAggtaccattcccacacactacTCACTGGGTGGCGTTCATGACTGGTCACTTCTTAGGAAGGGATGttgggttaaacacagaggacacatttcgttgcgtgcACCGCATTctgtgtatcacgatgacaGCTAATCACATTTATCCGCCAGTGATCAACTTCTCAGAACTCCACAATTTGTGTTACATGGGCAAAATGAATGGATCTGAAATGACATAATTACTTAAGTATTTAGTGATATTTAGTGATTTGATTTAGGTAAATTCCAAGATTACTaactattaaattattattaaatttgaAATGATCGGAAATGAAGGATCCTTGCAGGTGTATGACATGCTGACGTCCTGTGGCTGTTGCTTGGTCGGGAAACATGTTGTTCTTTACAAGCAGCTCAGGTGTAGTTTTACTGGGCTTGAAGCTCGATAAGATGTGTATTTTGGAAAGCGGAGAGCCAACATATACTGGCTGGCTGCAGAAACCACGGCGAGTTTGCAGTACTAGACAGCACTAGATCGCCTCCTGGCGGTGTGAGAAGCTCTGCTGCCCTCTACTGTCAAATCTGAGGCACTGCAGCCAGCACACATTACATTTCTGGTGATCATAtggatcatttttttctgatatgaTGACTTCATTCTGTACCTCTCTGTTCCCTTTACTCACAAAAATATTTAGCTTAACATAAATGTTATTATGTATTGTGCACATTGTACTATTTTATAAGTACATAAGTAAACTTCAACAAAtactttgagaaaaaaaaaaaagtgaagtgattgtcacatgtaatacacagcagcacagcacacggtgcacacagtgaaatttgtcctctgcatttaacccatcaccctgaatgagcagtgggcagccatgacaggcgcccagggagcagtatgtggggacggtgctttgctcagtgacacctcagcggcaccttggcgggtcaggatttgaaccggcaaccttctgattacggggccgcttccttaaccgctaggccaccactgccccatttattAGAATGTCATCTAATAAATGTACTAAGGACCAGGTGGAATGAATAAGCAGACACTGCTCATTTGAACACTGATGGATTAAATAACTATTAAAAAGAACTAAATTTCAAAACAAAAATCTCAAGCATTGTGAATGAGCTCAGTGTAAAGGGTTTAATTTACTGTGTATCATACAAGGTGAAAATGTTAAGCTGCTCTTATGTTGGCTACTGACACGAATTACACGCTGACAGATGTACAATATTTTAGTTTGTAAATGAAATTAGAATTTGGAAAACAGACTGAAAACCCAGCACTTTTATTGAGCTGCAGTCCTCTGGATAGTCCCTGATTTGGTGCCAGCTCACAAAAGCCCTAACAATTTATTACATCCTTCAGCCATGGCGTCTGttaaatttatacattttacctTCTGGAAGCATCATGCATGCTGGCTTTGATCAAGTCGGTAAAGAATTCTGCCCTCATATACCCATTCGGCAAAATTAATTGTAGTAAACGAAATGTTGCATTTTGTTTGGCCACATCATTTTATCATTATgtttttcaaaaacagaaaatacatgTTACCCACTCCCACAAATTTCTTCTTGTGGTTCTATGAACTATAAGACATGATACAAAAAAGTTCCTTATACACACATATTGTCTAATATTGCCTGGGTTGTTCGGTTTATTCTCACTCTTATGTTTTTAAGATCTGAAGTGACTGCTCATCCAAAAGGATTAACAGTATCTGATGGAATGCAGTATAACATACATCTACTCAAACACTAACGCTGAAGTTTGCAATGGGACTTAGGAGGTGACCTGGGTTGCAGGGAAGAGATCTGAAAATGATTTATAGATTTGTAGATGATTTATTTTGCCCATAATCCAGAGAGGCCCTTGTTCAGACAGGCAGTTAAAATGATATAGACACACTGACAGAGTGGAGAGGGAAAGTCTGACAGCTCAGGTCATCGTGGAGAGTTCACCCCTGTCTGAAGCTGTGCAGGTTCCTCACAGTCAAAGGAGTTtttgcaacccccccccccccctcccacacacacacacacacacacacacaaacacacacacacacatacatacacacacactctctctctgcctACAAAGAGTGTACAAATTCcaatagcacagcacacatgtaCTTATTGGTCCAAGATTAATCCAAATTTAAATTTTGTACAAAGCAATTTcagaatgaaaatgtttcagtCATTTTTGTTTAGTTAGCAACATGTCTCCCTAAATCAATTGGGCAAACGCTACAACCTTCCAACACataattatgtaaaataaagtaGACATCATTTGGAGTGTAAATTACAGCATGCTTTTAGTTGATTTCAATAAGATAATTTCAGATTGTGAACTAAATAATTATACAACTATAATATCTTCACTGGAGATAATGTtgcattaagtgaagtgattgtcacatgtgatacacagcagcacagcacatggtgcacacagtgaaatttgtcctctgcatttaacccatcaccctgagtgagcagtgggcagccatgaccagcgcccggggagcagtgtgtggggacggtgcttttgctcagtggcacctcagtggcaccttggcggatcgggattcaaaccggcaaccttctgattacaaggccgcttccttaaccgctaggccaccgctgccctcgctaggccactactgccctcAAATTACAAATCATAACATTACACAAATAAAGCCACAATgcttgtgcacttttttttactgaaacagTGTTGCAGATTGTTAATTCTATTTattcatatgaaataaaatagacaaaaactAGATCTTTAAACATGTCTAGTTCACAGAGGCTGTCCGGTAATTCATAAAAAGTGTGATGAAACTGTCCAGTGAAACATATTGAGCAGATCAGCGTGAATCTAAGAGCCACCGTAAAGTAAAATGCAGGTCCAGATGCTGAATATGAAAGGTCAGAAAAAGGTCCAAAAAATTAGCAGGTCCAGATGCTGAATATGAAAGGTCAGAAAAAGGTCCAAAATCCATAGACTGAATAGCATGGGGCATTTAAAAGTATAGTGGCATTATTGTTTGGCTGAAAATGCACAATTGTTCTCCATTTGTTGCTTATTACTCATTTTTTCCAGATATCGTGCCAAACTGAATATTAAACTGCATATAAGCAGAAGCAGAGCAATCCTTACAACAAATGATTTCCAGTGCGTCTCACCTACAGTAAGAGAGAATTGATTTCAGTTAAATTCCTACAGAACACACATCTTGTTGTGAATGTCAGATAAACATAGTcattaacatatatatttttccatatatatttatctattttaGAAGAAATATTTTAGTATACATTTTTGATAAATTATCATATCATAGAAAAAGTACACTAATGAATAATTTCAgcacaaataatattttcatgGTCCACCTTTCTAAATGGAGACACTTTGGAAAAACTGTGCCACCTGTGCAAATAAACCAGAAATGAGCACCGATAGCTGATAATAAAACAGACAATGTTCTCTTTACTGTCTATATTTTATTGATTGCAGGACCTAATAATGATGTCAAAATGATGCACTACTTATGCTATACTTACGAGTAACTGtggcagagacagagacataAAGGGCACTGATGAGTCCATTGGTCTTGGGGTCTTTCAGAGCAAACACTCCGCTGTCAGACAGGGCCACGTCTGACAGTGTGAGAGAGTTCTTGTGGACAGACACTCTCTTCCGGTACTCAGGACTGCAGTAGGGCACACTGTTCTCCACTGAGCATATCAACACATCATCTGGGCTGGAATCCTCTCTGGAGAAAGTTACTCGCACTGGTTTGACACTGGGCAGATTTATGGATAGGGACTGACCTGTTTGGATTGCAATTCTACTGCCTTTAGCTAAGGAAACAAAGGAGACTAATTAGTATGTAACAAGCCCAAGCAATGCATCAAAGAATGTCAGGAGAGAAGCTGAATTTAAACAGACCACTGACTAAAAACTACAGAGAAAAGCGAGTACTCAAGCATTAactccacacatttacatttacagcccttatccagagcgacttacaatcagtagttacagctaCAGTCCCACCCTATCATACATATCATACACACTAACATGCAAGTATTGAAGAGTTATTACAGTTATTCAGAGGATGGAACATTGTGTAATTGTTTACTATGCAGTGCCATGCAATTTCAAAtgcaatattacagaaaaactcACCCAAAACATGAAGTTGTAAATAGCAGACTGCACTATAGTTACAGGTGCCCGTGTATGTGTTCTGGTCGCTGATCTTGACTGAACTGATAGTCAAAGAGAGATCCCCCCTCGGAAACTTCTCAACTGAGAGTTTGGTCCTGTTCTTGTAATCTTCTCCCTCAGTACATTTTCCCTGATGACAGCTGACAACTGTCCGAAGCCTACCGATCCCCCCAGCGTCCCAGGTAAGCTCACCAAAGCATGTATGGTTACAGGGCAGTGTGACAGGGCTGTTCACTTGGACTTTTATTGTGGGAAAGTTGAATGAAAACACTAAACAGGGCACTAGAAATGATAAATGGTATAAGAATATAATCTATTCCGCAATATATTGCAAttttttacatggtgatatatCAATAGAgagacatcaaatattgatattttttaatgcaaatttagtccaaaattcagttctgaattctgttgttttggctgaattattaatgtaatatgatcCACACAGATATCAGATACAGAAAGTATCAAATAACATGAATATAAGTAAATATGTCAACTTACCATTGATCACCGAGATGAAAATTActcctgaaaaaaaatatatgtcaaACATCCTACCCTGCAACAAAAAAGATAATAACAAGCACATAGATTTGAGCATCAAAGTCCAAAAGTAAACTGTGTGCTGTTTTGAAAATGGTtctatgtttaaaaatgttatgctCTCCATGCAGAAGATCTACAGCTTGAACACATCTGTTCTCTGTAGCCACACAATAAAAATACTACAGTTACCAGGTGTCCAAGCTGGTGAAAATGGGaatgtgagagagtgagaataGATAATTACCCTGTAAATGTTTTCTCCGTTGGCTGTTACTCTCCTTTAGCACACACTCCTTACCTCCAACAGAGCAGGAAATGGTTATGCTTGGAAACATAACGGTGCTTCTGAAGGTGTGTTTGTTGTATGAAAAACACTCGCTGGATCAACCTGTTCCAACTGTGACATGTATGTGTCACAATAAAAGTCCTCTGACGTGTACCCTTGGCAATCAGTGCCACCTATTTATGATCTAAAGCGATCTGT
Protein-coding regions in this window:
- the LOC114793419 gene encoding uncharacterized protein LOC114793419 isoform X1, with the protein product MESITFLNIEPFSKQHTVYFWTLMLKSMCLLLSFLLQGRMFDIYFFSGVIFISVINVPCLVFSFNFPTIKVQVNSPVTLPCNHTCFGELTWDAGGIGRLRTVVSCHQGKCTEGEDYKNRTKLSVEKFPRGDLSLTISSVKISDQNTYTGTCNYSAVCYLQLHVLAKGSRIAIQTGQSLSINLPSVKPVRVTFSREDSSPDDVLICSVENSVPYCSPEYRKRVSVHKNSLTLSDVALSDSGVFALKDPKTNGLISALYVSVSATVTRETHWKSFVVRIALLLLICSLIFSLARYLEKMSNKQQMENNCAFSAKQ
- the LOC114793419 gene encoding uncharacterized protein LOC114793419 isoform X4, with protein sequence MFDIYFFSGVIFISVINVPCLVFSFNFPTIKVQVNSPVTLPCNHTCFGELTWDAGGIGRLRTVVSCHQGKCTEGEDYKNRTKLSVEKFPRGDLSLTISSVKISDQNTYTGTCNYSAVCYLQLHVLAKGSRIAIQTGQSLSINLPSVKPVRVTFSREDSSPDDVLICSVENSVPYCSPEYRKRVSVHKNSLTLSDVALSDSGVFALKDPKTNGLISALYVSVSATVTRETHWKSFVVRIALLLLICSLIFSLARYLEKMSNKQQMENNCAFSAKQ
- the LOC114793419 gene encoding uncharacterized protein LOC114793419 isoform X3, giving the protein MESITFLNIEPFSKQHTVYFWTLMLKSMCLLLSFLLQGRMFDIYFFSGVIFISVINVPCLVFSFNFPTIKVQVNSPVTLPCNHTCFGELTWDAGGIGRLRTVVSCHQGKCTEGEDYKNRTKLSVEKFPRGDLSLTISSVKISDQNTYTGTCNYSAVCYLQLHVLAKGSRIAIQTVENSVPYCSPEYRKRVSVHKNSLTLSDVALSDSGVFALKDPKTNGLISALYVSVSATVTRETHWKSFVVRIALLLLICSLIFSLARYLEKMSNKQQMENNCAFSAKQ
- the LOC114793419 gene encoding uncharacterized protein LOC114793419 isoform X2 — translated: MFPSITISCSVGGKECVLKESNSQRRKHLQGVIFISVINVPCLVFSFNFPTIKVQVNSPVTLPCNHTCFGELTWDAGGIGRLRTVVSCHQGKCTEGEDYKNRTKLSVEKFPRGDLSLTISSVKISDQNTYTGTCNYSAVCYLQLHVLAKGSRIAIQTGQSLSINLPSVKPVRVTFSREDSSPDDVLICSVENSVPYCSPEYRKRVSVHKNSLTLSDVALSDSGVFALKDPKTNGLISALYVSVSATVTRETHWKSFVVRIALLLLICSLIFSLARYLEKMSNKQQMENNCAFSAKQ